The segment GTTCTTGTTGATGAAGCTGTCCTTCAGGTTGGAATTGCAAATTTTCTGGAGGCTgttaaatttttagaaaaatatctTCAGATAAAATTAAATGCGACCGTTTAGTACAGACTAAATTTTAATGCtcctgttttttgtttttttgatacagggaaaaaaaagaaacaaggaACATACTAACAATTAgactttttaacattttttcaacaattatacatttatttctgtatttaatAATTGGCACTTTCGATCAATCTTtctaaaattttgttcaaatatatttttttaaagcaacatcatgtccatttttttccaagaaatgtttcaattttattttgcatgttCCTTTGTTCCTCAACTTTGAATTCTATTAGTACATTATTTTTTGTGCTAATAAGCCAATAACAAAAATaacttagaaagaaaatttaaaattctacAGAAAATTGTGGtggaaaatataattttaagcccattatacattttaaaaggtgaaaaaaaaaactttttataactGACTCTGGCAAGTTAAAGCAAATTGCTGAAGGACTCTATTACACAAGTAATTTCAAAGAATAGCTATCATGTaatctagcttttttttttttaaattcaattttacAGTTTCACGACAACAGTTACATCAATTTGTGAACTTGTGATTGTTGCATAGCAGACCCACGCTTTTCTTTTCTCTAATTTTGTAACGTTATTATGGtggaataaattattttattttggtctaaAATAAACTTTGATAGTCTGGCAGAACTCAATACTAAACGTGTCACCTTACAAACAGGAGTTGACTACTTTGTGCTTAGAGACTTTTGGGTTTCTAGTCTTAGGGAGCTCTTAGGGAAATGTGTTTTTTGACTCATGTTTCTAGTCTTACGGAGTTATGCTCTGGCAAATACTTATGATGAAATATGAAAGTGTTTTTTATTCAAGAGAACTTGAACTGTGCAAGAAAGGTTGAAGGTTGAAAGTTAAGGATTCAAATacgctttataaaaaaaaattgaatgccTACAAATCCAGATTTTTCTGACGTTATCAGAATCCAGATTTTTCTGACGTTATCAGAATCCAGATTTTTCTGGCATTATCAGAATCCAGATTTTTCTGACGTTATCAGAATCAAGATTTTTCTGGCGTTATCAGAATCAAGATTTTTCTGACGTTATCAGAATCAAGATTTTTCTGACGTTACCAGAATCCAGATTTTGCTGACGTTATCAGAATCCAGATTTTTCTGACATTATCAGAATCCAGATTTTTCTGACGTTATCAGAGTTCAGAGAAATCTTAACTAGGAGAACATTTCAGTAGTCAGGACAAacttgtgtctgttgtatttatgtgtatgtttctgttgtgctgtctttatatgagaaaagagtccttgtaatcacaacaaatttctataaggatcaataaagcagtcttatattatgattttttttaggaGTGCTAaaaattttgattaaaaaaaaaaaagatttacatgAATGACTCCAGGCTGTGCATGGTGTTCCTGTAAATATCTCTGGTAATCTTCATCTGTAAACACTGGCTCCTCGTCTACAGTCTGTGGcaggaaaaattaaaatatcaacaTGACTATCTAATGACCATGGTAATCAAAGCAATTAAGTGTTTTAAATAATCACTGCTAAGTACAGCAAAAACACATCCAGggttaaagtaaacaataataaCACATCCAGGGTTAAACTAAACAATAATAACACATCCAGggttaaagtaaacaataataaCACATCCAGGGTTAAAGTAAACAATCTTATAGAGCAGTAAACATTAAAGTAGGTATATGACTGCCAATTTTATGTTGTCCACATTGTAAGAACTAGGCCAGTGAGTTAACTCCCTTCCACAATTTTCAAATTGATGGCCAGATAAGATTTAACAACCAATTTTCTTTACTGGGTGTGCAGATGTTTGAAAGTCATTATCTAACTTTCCAGGAGAAACTTTAAAGTGTCCACATTcatcagttttgttttaaaagatggACATGACAAAAAACATGGTTTACAGTACCTTCCAGCCATCATCTTTCTGGAACTCCTGGTTTTGCCCCTGTGAGCCAGTGTAGTCGATGAACTCCTGGAATGAGATGCGCCAGTTCTTATCTTTGTCCATCTCTTGGAATACATGCTCCCTCATGCGGTTCATCTCTTCCTGCCTTTCCACTGGATCATCTTCATCGGGTGAATTCTTGGCATCATACACTTTGTCCAACTGTTGAGGAGCAATACAATATCTGGTCAGTTTATGAATAGATTCAAATAGGAACAGATCTGTCACATAAGCTAGAACATGGATGGAGCACCCATGCTACTTTACCCCTCCTCTGAGGCAAATCTGGGAAATGAGACAGGGAGGTCCCGGTGAACACTGGGATTATTCATTTTGGGATCTATAGGGCGCCTTGAGTCCACCAAgactaatgggtacttgactagtttggagaaaagtaaaggtggttggatgttgtgctggtcacatgaacTCTTGTTAACCAAGagtaaaagaaacagatgactataacaccatctgctctatagattgcaaggtttgaCAGGTAGATCCTCTGTATAAACTATATTCAGACTAAGAACTATGTCCATTAGTATACTAAGGGACTACTTTGAAAACGCTGGCGATTGTGACAACCCCACAACAGACCCAAACTTCCCAAGCCTTGTGTGCGGCTGGCTTTTTAAATCGAAGACTCCATAATTATCTTCAAGTACATATGAAATAAGAGCATGTCCTTTTCAATcatgaaggaggagctatatattaAAATGCCCACATGTTTTGGCCAGTGCTTTCTGGAAAGGGGAGTACCAAGGATTCTCAATCATTTACAATTTGATGTGTTAACACATTAAGAGGTAGTATTGATTGTTTCTTAACATTTAGACAACTGTTTCTCAACATTTAGACAACTGTTTCTCAACATTTAGACAACTGTTTCTCAACATTTAGACAAACTAAAGTCATGCGGGAAAGTAAAGGGATTTCATTACGCAAACCATCACAGCATCCCTACGAGGGACAGTTGATGATATTTTCTTGAGTAACAAAaggtttaatgtttttaaatgtgtgcACACCTCTAATTGTAAGACAGCATCTACTTCATCAACACTCCACTCCATGTCACCATTCACATCTGGAAGAAGAAAATAATCAGAATCAATCCCAGCGATACACTAGAAGTAACATAGTATGATACAACCATATCACATGTAAACTAAACAATATTTGACTTAGAATGAATTTAAGTAAGAAATGTTTAGGTAGACATTTAGGGAACAGAAATGTGCCCTTGTTATTGAATAATGAGACGAGGAATACAAAACTTACCGTGTGTGTAGAAAAATGTTTTAGGGTTGAACTCTTGGTCTTCCAGGTGATCCACTTTTTCCCAGACTTCCTCAAACTGATCTTTGCTCCCCTAAACAGAAGAGAAATCTTGGCATCAAATAACACCATAAATATATGCAATGTAGTATCTACGTATGCATCTACTTAGACAAGGCAATTACTACACGTCAATAATATCATTTGGTATAACAAGGAAACAAAATGTTGTATAATGGCCAGCATCCAGGCATCCTGTGATCATCTCTCagattatgaaattgtaatgaaaatatatttatttaaacaaactgcagaacaccccccccccccaaggctCTCCCGTTTGGTCATCTGTTTATTAAGCaaagcaagtaaaaaaaaagtgtttttaatagtttcagtCAAAGGCATGATACCAAAGGGAACAGAGGAGtcttaatgttattattattaaattgtttATACTCATAAGTAGTCAATGACCTGATAGGGGATAAAGAAACACAATAGACATGACACACTCATTCTGGTCTAGTAAGTGAACAAAAGAATTTTCATGCACTTTTAGAATTATGGCACAACAACATGGATGGTCATTGTCCTAACAACAAggatggtcattgtgctggccacttctTGACACCTACACATGCTTAAGTCAACTTTACATCTACAAAACACACTAACATATCAAACCAAAACATGGACCCTgagactttaaaaataaatgatgtcAAGTTTGACAAACTCACCGGGTGATTCACTTTGGGATGCTGGGCGTGTTTTTTCTTCAGCTCCTCCAATCTGGCctcttccctctttctctcctcctCTTTCAAAGCCTTCAAGTGTTCCTGCTGCTCAAAAGTCTTCTCCATCTCATACTCCTTGAACTCTTCTTTCCTTTGTTTATCTAACTCTTCTAAATCACTGGTGGTctgaaacaaacacacataacAGACATCAAGCAAAGTCAGCAATGACATCAaactaattgaatttttttttttttttttcttcaatgaggtaaaaatatttgtaacaatCTATGATGCTGGCCTCTTGTCTGGCCAGTGGatcataagataagatcttgaaagaggaactgtggcaaataacaaagcagcagcccattgaagtagatatccttcagagaagTTGAAGATgcataggtcacacccttcgcaagcctgcatccaacataacaaggcaagccctaacctggaacccacaaggaaagaaggGACGGTCCAGGAATACATCGCGCAGCGACttggaagcagatgggcaagacgtggggacagttggagagacttgcccagaaccgagatgcctggaagaagctggttggtggcctatccCCCAGAAGGGACCAAAGGCAGTCACAAGATAAATTTGGGCCAGGACATCTAATATGGTCAGAATTTTGTTGCCTACAGTTATCTCCCTTTCCAATAGGGTCCTAAGGCGCGTCAAAAAGCCACTACAATTTGGGGTCAGCAGCATCGCTGGGTCTGCCAGAATGTAGCACAGTGTGCAAGCTGCCAAAGGGGCATCAGCCCaattttttctcagggttgacaCCAGAAGCCTTTCCAGTGTTTGAATTTAGCAGCAAGGCttctagatgggtagccaactaAAGTTAATGAGACACTCCTGCCAGAATCTTTCAGATTTAGGCACCTGTTACTCAACTTAGCCTCTTCTCCTGTCAGCATTAActtgagatgaactccaattggtggcaAGGatggaaggatcagtcctcccgtaCAGCCTTTAACAGTTCTGCCTGATCCTAAATCTTAATCAATGAAGACTTTTAAGATTATTACGTCCAAACTTAGGCCTCCTACAGAACTGAAGGCAAGACCAATGGTTaatagaaggcctaaacactgacctgcaatgtcGCAACCTGTGGACAGTTTAGTTCAATAGCTGACTGTCACATCACAGGTCAAGACGTGACATGGAAACGAGCTATtgtgacgtcacaggtcagtgttaaaGACCTTTTATAGTCTCGCTGCTAGGGATGGCAGTGGAGCAGTCCTCACTGGTAATGCGGTATATatttgagtgaaaaaaaaaatgtagaacaaCACAAAATGTGTCAGTTGTCCTACTGTTAGGATGAGGGGTGATAGGTCATGGTGTTACACCTACTTTAATAATAAGATTTTCCAAATCTTTCACTTCAAAGCTGTGTGGGTTCCTGACATCAAGGTAAGAGGGGATCTCAAACTTTTTCACACCATCGTGAGCTAAAAGACAAAacagaaaatgttttgtgtgAATTATcgatttttaaagtaaatgacatttttttacaagtaaAAATTGAACTCTAATTAAACAGTCAAGAAACAgctaagaaatatttaattaatgttgtttaaataaatagcccccccccaaaaaaaaaatcacaatattatgaattaaagattaattataaataattattttaaataattagatctatcaatataaATGACagtaaagaaacaatataaagagCAGTCATCCAACGCATCCATTCATACAATCCAGttcattttttctttataatagAGAGATATAAACAAAGTACGTTGATAATTAAAATGGACAAAGTTCTAAgtgtgaagaagaaaaaaaaattgacttctGAACAATCTATGGCCTTGACATTTGTTATATCTAATGTTTTATTTGCTAGCAGATGTGAGAGGATTAGATAAAGCTACTTaactaacaaaacaattataaatgtttttgttgttgttaggtGGTtgctaagtaaacaaacaaaaagact is part of the Biomphalaria glabrata chromosome 10, xgBioGlab47.1, whole genome shotgun sequence genome and harbors:
- the LOC106071056 gene encoding nucleobindin-2-like isoform X2, which translates into the protein MHIRQSLSLACLLAMLLVCCTAKPVRRGPPPPQPVEGDSPEHPKSTGLAYDHYLRQVVDVLESDPEFRKKLETANVSDIRSGKIAMYLEMVNHTVRTSLDEIKRREISRLQELARLQMQGMSAHDGVKKFEIPSYLDVRNPHSFEVKDLENLIIKTTSDLEELDKQRKEEFKEYEMEKTFEQQEHLKALKEEERKREEARLEELKKKHAQHPKVNHPGSKDQFEEVWEKVDHLEDQEFNPKTFFYTHDVNGDMEWSVDEVDAVLQLELDKVYDAKNSPDEDDPVERQEEMNRMREHVFQEMDKDKNWRISFQEFIDYTGSQGQNQEFQKDDGWKTVDEEPVFTDEDYQRYLQEHHAQPGVIHPPENLQFQPEGQLHQQEQPSEHQQGQPPAHQQGQPQAHQGQPPAHQQGQPPAHQQGQPPAYQQGQPPAHQQGQPVDQQHGQPVDQQNLDAEKLQQQIRDLQNQLQQQQQQQPNTQQPQH
- the LOC106071056 gene encoding nucleobindin-2-like isoform X3 produces the protein MHIRQSLSLACLLAMLLVCCTAKPVRRGPPPPQPVEGDSPEHPKSTGLAYDHYLRQVVDVLESDPEFRKKLETANVSDIRSGKIAMYLEMVNHTVRTSLDEIKRREISRLQELARLQMQAHDGVKKFEIPSYLDVRNPHSFEVKDLENLIIKTTSDLEELDKQRKEEFKEYEMEKTFEQQEHLKALKEEERKREEARLEELKKKHAQHPKVNHPGSKDQFEEVWEKVDHLEDQEFNPKTFFYTHDVNGDMEWSVDEVDAVLQLELDKVYDAKNSPDEDDPVERQEEMNRMREHVFQEMDKDKNWRISFQEFIDYTGSQGQNQEFQKDDGWKTVDEEPVFTDEDYQRYLQEHHAQPGVIHPPENLQFQPEGQLHQQEQPSEHQQGQPPAHQQGQPQAHQGQPPAHQQGQPPAHQQGQPPAYQQGQPPAHQQGQPVDQQHGQPVDQQNLDAEKLQQQIRDLQNQLQQQQQQQPNTQQPQH
- the LOC106071056 gene encoding nucleobindin-2-like isoform X1, whose protein sequence is MHIRQSLSLACLLAMLLVCCTAKPVRRGPPPPQPVEGDSPEHPKSTGLAYDHYLRQVVDVLESDPEFRKKLETANVSDIRSGKIAMYLEMVNHTVRTSLDEIKRREISRLQELARLQMQGMSGTDVIMNAMNRAHDGVKKFEIPSYLDVRNPHSFEVKDLENLIIKTTSDLEELDKQRKEEFKEYEMEKTFEQQEHLKALKEEERKREEARLEELKKKHAQHPKVNHPGSKDQFEEVWEKVDHLEDQEFNPKTFFYTHDVNGDMEWSVDEVDAVLQLELDKVYDAKNSPDEDDPVERQEEMNRMREHVFQEMDKDKNWRISFQEFIDYTGSQGQNQEFQKDDGWKTVDEEPVFTDEDYQRYLQEHHAQPGVIHPPENLQFQPEGQLHQQEQPSEHQQGQPPAHQQGQPQAHQGQPPAHQQGQPPAHQQGQPPAYQQGQPPAHQQGQPVDQQHGQPVDQQNLDAEKLQQQIRDLQNQLQQQQQQQPNTQQPQH
- the LOC106071056 gene encoding nucleobindin-2-like isoform X4, which gives rise to MHIRQSLSLACLLAMLLVCCTAKPVRRGPPPPQPVEGDSPEHPKSTGLAYDHYLRQVVDVLESDPEFRKKLETANVSDIRSGKIAMYLEMVNHTVRTSLDEIKRREISRLQELARLQMQGMSGTDVIMNAMNRAHDGVKKFEIPSYLDVRNPHSFEVKDLENLIIKTTSDLEELDKQRKEEFKEYEMEKTFEQQEHLKALKEEERKREEARLEELKKKHAQHPKVNHPGSKDQFEEVWEKVDHLEDQEFNPKTFFYTHDVNGDMEWSVDEVDAVLQLELDKVYDAKNSPDEDDPVERQEEMNRMREHVFQEMDKDKNWRISFQEFIDYTGSQGQNQEFQKDDGWKTVDEEPVFTDEDYQRYLQEHHAQPGVIHPPENLQFQPEGQLHQQEQPSEHQQGQPPAHQQGQPPAHQQGQPPAYQQGQPPAHQQGQPVDQQHGQPVDQQNLDAEKLQQQIRDLQNQLQQQQQQQPNTQQPQH